Proteins encoded in a region of the Misgurnus anguillicaudatus chromosome 9, ASM2758022v2, whole genome shotgun sequence genome:
- the LOC129423296 gene encoding olfactory receptor 5AR1-like, whose product MHNQTYFAIYTLMEPKDSKSYRHLYFTCFFILYVLILFLNIWLCVVIFLERALHEPMYIFLCNLCLNGIYGATGFYPKFLYDLLLDSYVIPSNMCALQAFVIYSAVKCEYCTLAVMAYDRHVAICRPLDYHSKLNKSSCVILFVFCWSVALITMMISVSLSNRLSLCKYHIDKLYCDNWSMVKLSCESTVTNNIYGFLVIVFMFGLFVFIIVSYIKLVIACKSSLECRRKFWQTCVPHIFALISFSIAVCFDLMYSKYGSSDFPEDLRNFLALEITIVPPILNPIIYGLKLKEIRKRLSKPFYKITKTSG is encoded by the coding sequence ATGCATAACCAAACCTACTTTGCGATTTACACCCTGATGGAACCAAAAGACTCAAAATCCTACAGGCATTTATATTTCACATGCTTTTTCATTCTCTATGTCCTGATATTGTTTCTGAACATTTGGCTCTGTGTTGTTATTTTCTTGGAGAGAGCCCTTCATGAAccaatgtatatttttctatGCAATTTGTGTTTAAATGGTATATATGGAGCTACAGGATTCTATCCTAAATTTCTATATGATTTATTATTGGATTCATATGTGATCCCTTCTAACATGTGTGCCTTACAAGCTTTTGTGATTTACAGTGCAGTTAAGTGTGAATATTGTACATTAGCAGTGATGGCTTATGACAGACATGTGGCTATATGCAGACCTTTAGACTATCATTCAAAGCTGAACAAGTCTTCTTGCGTCATTTTATTTGTCTTCTGTTGGTCTGTAGCATTAATTACAATGATGATTAGTGTTTCCTTATCAAATAGGTtgtcattatgtaaatatcATATTGATAAACTGTATTGTGACAACTGGTCAATGGTAAAGCTCTCATGTGAATCAACTGTCACCAATAACATTTATGGATTTCTGGTTATTGTATTTATGTTTGgcctttttgtttttattatagttTCATATATTAAACTTGTAATTGCATGTAAATCATCATTGGAGTGCAGAAGGAAGTTTTGGCAGACCTGTGTACCTCACATATTTGCATTGATAAGTTTCTCTATTGCAGTGTGTTTTGATCTAATGTACAGCAAGTATGGCTCAAGCGATTTCCCAGAGGATCTGCGTAATTTTTTGGCTTTAGAGATCACTATAGTGCCACCTATTTTAAATCCTATAATCTATGGTTTAAAACTTAAGGAAATTCGTAAGAGACTTTCAAaaccattttataaaatcaCTAAAACATCAGGATAA